In one Butyrivibrio proteoclasticus B316 genomic region, the following are encoded:
- a CDS encoding glycosyltransferase family 2 protein produces MKKVSVVVPAYNSHDTLARCLGSLVNQTLQDIEVIVVNDASKDDTLEICNRCKAAFPDKVIVVDSKENLGCGGARSLGLDAATGEFIGMADADDFVAPTMYEKLYNRAIETGADMVDSGFYAEATDKALLKTGDDLTGELDDSKRSILIASGGYLVTRIFRRELFENPPLRMQKNMAALEDLEVFIYLLLKGKRIETVKEIFYNYSDTAGSNTKMMDMDKYYDAVYRAMKGTYEKCHELPAYEGCKAACEFMMVNVYSYAVNRCLYDQIASLGADKKNIKKYFDNVGMHERELLSNLQALKKQIITIPYDANNYIVDRISGLDLEILKECDRRYGVASP; encoded by the coding sequence ATGAAGAAAGTAAGCGTTGTAGTTCCTGCATATAATAGTCACGATACACTTGCAAGATGCCTTGGAAGTCTTGTAAATCAGACTCTTCAGGATATCGAAGTTATTGTGGTTAATGACGCCTCCAAGGATGATACGCTTGAAATTTGCAATCGTTGTAAGGCTGCATTTCCGGACAAGGTTATAGTTGTTGACAGCAAAGAGAACCTTGGATGCGGCGGTGCAAGGAGCCTTGGCCTGGACGCAGCTACTGGCGAATTTATAGGCATGGCTGACGCGGATGACTTTGTGGCACCCACTATGTACGAAAAGCTTTATAACAGGGCAATAGAAACCGGAGCAGACATGGTGGATTCGGGGTTCTATGCTGAGGCTACAGATAAGGCTTTGCTGAAAACAGGAGATGATCTTACGGGAGAGCTTGATGATAGTAAGAGGTCAATACTGATAGCTTCCGGAGGGTATCTGGTAACCAGGATTTTCAGGCGCGAGCTTTTTGAGAATCCGCCCCTGCGGATGCAGAAGAATATGGCTGCCCTTGAAGATCTTGAGGTATTTATCTATCTGCTTCTTAAGGGGAAAAGGATAGAGACAGTTAAAGAAATCTTTTACAACTACAGTGATACTGCCGGTTCCAATACCAAGATGATGGATATGGATAAGTACTATGATGCGGTATATAGAGCGATGAAAGGCACTTATGAGAAGTGCCATGAATTACCTGCTTACGAAGGATGTAAGGCTGCCTGTGAATTTATGATGGTAAATGTCTATTCTTATGCAGTTAATCGGTGTCTGTATGACCAGATTGCAAGCCTTGGAGCGGATAAGAAGAATATAAAAAAATATTTTGATAATGTCGGAATGCATGAAAGAGAGTTGTTAAGCAATTTGCAAGCTTTAAAAAAGCAGATAATTACAATTCCCTATGATGCGAATAATTATATTGTGGATAGAATTTCTGGGTTGGATCTGGAAATATTAAAAGAATGTGACAGGAGATATGGAGTAGCCTCGCCATGA